Proteins found in one Prochlorococcus marinus XMU1405 genomic segment:
- the secD gene encoding protein translocase subunit SecD, with protein sequence MKRRQGWLFFIIFLLTLSVYLLINYPLQLGLDLQGGSQLTLQIIKEEGKVTRDELEAVNSVIDKRVNNLGVSESNLQTLGGDQLILELPGEQNPLVASRVLGKTALLEFRTQKKGTSTDLKTLQLQRLTIKELIEQYSFAEKSQNDNNLKVIQDDLKDIEQELNYSSTSNDLYGKLIEIKKYVDKEITNLFIKTDLSGKDLINAGRRQEQTNSNWEVLLTFSNSGGEKFAEITKSIAGTNQLLAIILDGESISEASVGNQFASTGITGGSATISGNFSAENARELEVQLKGGSLPLPIEIVETNTIGPLLGSNNILKSLYAAISGLIFVGIFMIFNYRILGFVSVLSLVLYGFFNLAIYSLIPVTLTLPGISGLILSIGMAVDANILIFERIREELYDGNTLTRSIDSGFQRANSSIVDGHITTLLSCFVLFLLGTNFVKGFAATLGIGVLISLFTSLNCSKTILRFFTTYQSLRQKNLYLPRNNFSN encoded by the coding sequence ATGAAAAGAAGGCAAGGTTGGCTTTTTTTTATTATATTTCTACTTACTTTATCTGTTTATCTATTAATAAATTATCCCTTACAGTTGGGATTGGATTTACAAGGTGGTTCTCAACTTACACTACAAATTATTAAAGAGGAAGGTAAGGTAACAAGGGATGAGCTTGAAGCAGTTAATTCGGTTATAGATAAGCGCGTTAACAATTTAGGGGTTTCTGAGTCTAATTTGCAAACCCTCGGTGGAGATCAATTGATTTTAGAATTACCAGGTGAACAAAATCCATTAGTTGCTTCAAGGGTATTAGGTAAGACTGCTTTATTAGAATTTAGAACTCAAAAAAAAGGAACATCTACAGATTTAAAAACCCTGCAACTACAGAGATTGACTATTAAAGAATTAATTGAACAATATTCCTTTGCAGAAAAAAGTCAAAATGATAATAATTTAAAAGTTATTCAAGATGATCTTAAAGATATAGAGCAAGAATTGAATTACTCATCTACTAGTAATGATTTATATGGGAAGTTAATTGAAATCAAAAAATATGTTGATAAAGAAATTACAAATTTATTTATTAAAACAGATTTATCTGGTAAGGATCTTATTAACGCAGGAAGGAGACAAGAACAAACAAATAGTAATTGGGAAGTTTTATTAACTTTTAGTAATTCAGGAGGTGAAAAGTTTGCAGAAATTACAAAGTCAATTGCTGGCACTAATCAACTATTGGCTATCATTTTAGATGGTGAATCAATAAGTGAAGCCAGTGTTGGTAATCAGTTTGCTAGTACTGGGATTACAGGTGGGTCAGCAACAATAAGTGGTAATTTTAGTGCTGAAAATGCTAGAGAATTAGAAGTTCAACTTAAAGGCGGCTCATTGCCATTGCCAATTGAAATAGTAGAAACTAACACAATAGGGCCTTTATTGGGATCCAATAATATTTTAAAAAGTCTTTATGCAGCTATTAGTGGGTTAATTTTTGTTGGTATTTTTATGATTTTTAATTATAGAATTCTAGGTTTTGTTTCAGTTCTTTCTCTAGTACTTTATGGTTTCTTTAACTTAGCGATATATTCTCTAATTCCTGTAACTTTGACTTTACCTGGAATATCTGGGCTTATACTTAGTATTGGTATGGCTGTTGATGCAAATATTCTAATATTTGAGAGAATTAGAGAAGAATTATATGATGGTAATACTCTTACAAGATCTATTGATAGCGGTTTTCAAAGAGCTAATTCATCCATAGTTGATGGCCATATTACAACTCTTCTTAGTTGTTTTGTATTGTTTTTATTAGGAACAAATTTTGTTAAGGGTTTTGCGGCAACATTAGGTATTGGAGTCTTAATAAGCTTGTTTACATCATTAAATTGTTCCAAAACTATTTTGCGATTTTTTACAACATATCAATCTTTGAGACAGAAAAATCTCTATCTGCCAAGGAATAATTTTTCAAATTAA
- the secF gene encoding protein translocase subunit SecF, whose protein sequence is MKYNLELIKNKKRIIGFSTFLILLSLLGILYSTFNTSYKKPINLGMDFVGGNELRIERICKEECTNFSPDSVLENLRENSKNKNLLNNIKLQSQNNNKLISIRTPYLSIEESNNLISNLDNIIGPLNYESKDSRLIGPKLGKRLLTNCVTSLLVSLFAISLYITIRFDKKYALFALLALFHDLLIVFGIFSWLGIILSVEVNSLFAVSLLTIAGYSVNDTVVIFDRIRENLKSKKEGYNETIQLSVNESFRRTTFTSITTLIPLLSIILFGSYSLFWFSLALSLGIIVGSYSSILLAPSLLLKD, encoded by the coding sequence ATGAAATACAATCTTGAACTAATAAAAAATAAAAAAAGGATAATTGGGTTTTCAACTTTTCTTATTTTGTTGAGTCTTTTAGGAATTTTATATTCTACTTTTAATACTTCTTATAAGAAGCCTATAAATTTAGGGATGGATTTTGTTGGGGGAAATGAACTAAGAATAGAGAGAATTTGTAAGGAGGAATGTACTAATTTTTCTCCTGATTCAGTTTTAGAAAATCTAAGAGAGAACTCTAAAAATAAAAACTTATTAAATAACATTAAATTACAATCTCAAAATAATAATAAATTGATTTCAATAAGAACACCTTATTTGAGTATCGAAGAATCAAATAATCTTATTAGTAATCTTGATAATATTATTGGACCTTTAAATTATGAGAGTAAGGATTCAAGATTAATAGGTCCAAAGCTTGGGAAAAGATTACTTACTAATTGTGTTACTTCATTGTTAGTTTCTTTATTTGCAATTTCTTTATATATAACTATTAGATTTGATAAAAAATATGCATTATTTGCATTATTAGCTTTATTCCATGATTTATTAATTGTTTTCGGTATATTCTCTTGGCTGGGAATTATATTATCTGTCGAGGTAAATAGTTTATTTGCTGTTTCCTTGCTTACTATTGCTGGTTATTCTGTAAATGATACTGTTGTTATTTTTGATAGAATTCGTGAAAATTTAAAATCAAAGAAAGAAGGCTATAACGAAACTATTCAATTATCAGTAAACGAATCATTTAGGAGAACAACGTTTACCAGTATTACAACTCTAATCCCTTTATTAAGCATAATTTTGTTTGGATCTTACTCGCTATTCTGGTTTTCCTTAGCCTTGTCATTAGGAATTATAGTTGGAAGTTATTCAAGTATTTTATTGGCTCCATCTTTGTTGCTTAAAGACTGA
- a CDS encoding AI-2E family transporter has protein sequence MSSSSYFKLVVILITLLIVWTLRDFLLLIICSLVISNIVCNLCNQIQKGLKIPRPLSLFLVLTVISVIVFTIFILVLPPFIKEFNEILVDIPNGLSKINILINTNLNKFKVLLYGEQSENVIDIFNLINNVVTIPDASTIAKAIQESFKNLINIAGNLGSGLLKLIFVLAVSLMISIEPKQYKENILLLIPKNYRNKFRNILEKCNTALANWTFSMVISSLSVGILSLIVLSILDVKYVVSNALIAMVLNIIPNIGPVISGIFPVSIALLDNFWKPMAVLGAYVIIQNIESYVIMPSIMKKKANLLPGLTLISQFGFTFIFGPLGLILSLPLAVVIQVLIKESLKDI, from the coding sequence TTGAGTAGTTCTTCATATTTCAAGTTAGTAGTAATTTTAATCACTTTGTTAATAGTATGGACTCTAAGAGATTTTCTTCTCTTAATAATTTGTTCCTTGGTAATTTCCAATATTGTATGTAATTTATGTAATCAAATACAAAAGGGTTTGAAAATTCCCCGACCGCTGTCATTGTTTCTTGTCTTAACTGTTATATCAGTAATAGTATTTACTATTTTTATACTTGTATTGCCTCCGTTTATAAAAGAATTCAATGAAATATTAGTTGATATTCCAAATGGTTTATCAAAAATAAATATTTTGATTAATACAAATCTGAATAAATTTAAAGTTTTATTATATGGTGAACAATCAGAAAATGTTATAGACATTTTCAATCTTATAAATAATGTAGTAACTATTCCAGATGCCTCAACTATTGCAAAAGCTATTCAAGAAAGTTTTAAAAATTTAATAAATATTGCGGGGAATCTTGGTTCAGGTCTTTTGAAATTAATATTCGTATTAGCAGTGAGTTTAATGATTTCTATTGAACCAAAACAATATAAAGAAAATATACTTCTATTAATTCCAAAAAATTATCGCAACAAATTTAGAAATATTCTGGAAAAATGCAATACCGCATTAGCAAATTGGACCTTTTCTATGGTTATAAGCTCATTATCAGTAGGTATATTATCATTAATAGTCCTGTCTATATTAGACGTTAAATATGTTGTCTCAAATGCTTTAATAGCAATGGTTCTTAACATTATTCCAAATATAGGTCCAGTTATTAGTGGGATATTTCCAGTCTCAATTGCACTACTAGATAATTTTTGGAAACCAATGGCCGTTTTAGGAGCATATGTAATCATTCAAAATATTGAAAGTTATGTAATAATGCCATCTATTATGAAGAAAAAAGCAAACTTACTTCCTGGTTTAACATTAATATCACAATTTGGATTTACCTTCATTTTTGGTCCATTAGGCTTAATACTATCTCTTCCATTAGCAGTAGTAATTCAGGTTTTAATCAAAGAATCACTTAAAGATATTTAA
- the psb28 gene encoding photosystem II reaction center protein Psb28 produces MTVNKTAKIQFYEGTDEPVVPEIRLTRSKDGTTGQALFLFEKPQALSSITDGEITGMRMIDSEGELLTREVKVKFVDGEPIFLEAVYIWKNTSDFDRFMRFANSYAKSNGLGYSEKN; encoded by the coding sequence ATGACAGTTAATAAAACTGCAAAAATACAATTTTATGAAGGAACTGATGAACCTGTAGTTCCTGAAATAAGACTCACTAGGAGTAAGGATGGTACCACCGGCCAAGCTTTATTTTTGTTCGAAAAACCTCAGGCATTATCTTCAATTACTGATGGTGAAATCACAGGTATGCGTATGATTGACTCAGAAGGTGAATTATTAACTCGGGAAGTTAAAGTAAAGTTTGTTGATGGAGAACCAATATTTTTAGAAGCAGTATATATCTGGAAGAACACATCTGACTTTGATAGATTTATGAGATTTGCAAATAGTTATGCCAAATCAAATGGATTAGGATATTCTGAAAAGAATTAG
- the mnmH gene encoding tRNA 2-selenouridine(34) synthase MnmH: MYFKRKELEKFSSFKGPLIDVRSPGEYYKGHMPNSINIPLFDNDERSIIGTIYKKEGRKKAVIEGLKFFEKKMELLLDNLFMSIDSYKTIPNKNNEFFIRIYCSRGGMRSQSIAWLLDKYKLKTITLKGGYKIYRRWVLNSFSKKLNIVVIGGKTGTGKTRLLSLLEKYKYQTIDLEGFACHRGSTFGGLGMKEQPSNEQFENKIAEKLYTFNISNYIFVEAESANIGKCKIPHEFFNQMKNSRRIEIIRSESNRLDELIDTYSVFKKEELQESVLRIKKRLGPQRTIIALESIKNERWDLVCKSVLDYYDKCYEYEKVGKTNIKILNLTDKKYDESILELVNNVL, from the coding sequence ATGTATTTCAAAAGAAAAGAACTAGAGAAATTTAGTAGTTTTAAAGGACCACTTATTGATGTTAGGAGCCCAGGTGAATATTATAAAGGACACATGCCTAATTCTATTAACATTCCATTATTTGATAATGACGAGAGATCAATAATTGGCACGATTTATAAAAAAGAAGGAAGAAAAAAAGCTGTCATAGAGGGATTAAAATTTTTTGAAAAAAAAATGGAATTACTTCTTGATAATTTATTCATGAGTATTGACTCTTATAAAACTATTCCCAATAAAAATAACGAATTTTTTATCAGAATATATTGCTCTAGAGGCGGAATGCGTTCACAAAGCATTGCTTGGCTACTAGATAAATATAAATTAAAAACAATAACACTTAAGGGAGGATATAAAATATATAGAAGATGGGTATTAAATAGTTTCTCAAAAAAGTTAAATATAGTAGTTATTGGCGGAAAAACAGGAACAGGGAAAACAAGATTATTATCATTACTAGAGAAATATAAATATCAAACTATTGATCTTGAAGGATTTGCTTGTCATAGAGGAAGTACATTTGGAGGTTTAGGAATGAAAGAACAACCTTCAAATGAACAATTTGAAAATAAAATTGCAGAAAAATTATATACCTTTAATATTTCTAATTATATTTTTGTAGAAGCTGAAAGTGCAAATATAGGTAAATGCAAAATACCCCATGAATTTTTCAATCAGATGAAAAATTCAAGGAGAATAGAAATTATAAGGAGCGAATCTAACAGGTTAGATGAGTTGATAGATACTTATAGTGTTTTTAAGAAAGAAGAACTCCAAGAATCTGTATTAAGGATTAAAAAAAGATTAGGACCACAAAGAACAATAATAGCTCTCGAATCAATTAAAAATGAGAGATGGGATTTAGTTTGCAAATCAGTTCTAGATTATTACGATAAATGTTATGAATATGAAAAGGTTGGTAAAACAAATATAAAGATATTAAATTTAACCGACAAAAAATATGATGAAAGTATCCTAGAGTTAGTAAATAATGTTTTATAA
- a CDS encoding GUN4 domain-containing protein, translating to MNNKEQDNYNNATLDLIKKFVDSNQRKRINLLAQLESEVENIFNLGPSLFDIFDNDGDDWAAGWILQVLKKFKPEFFENSKFNNWFNTYSDIDINYEDLQLMLVEQKFEEADRLTSSYLRKLAGKLAEKRGYVFYSEVKNMSGKDLQTIDRLWTIYSTGRFGFSIQAKILKSVGKKYELMWPKIGWKKEGLWTRYPGSFRWSLDAPDGHMPLINQLRGVRLMDSILRHPAIAERHNNIL from the coding sequence ATGAATAACAAAGAACAAGATAATTATAATAATGCTACATTAGATCTGATAAAAAAATTTGTAGATTCTAATCAAAGAAAAAGAATAAATTTATTAGCTCAACTAGAATCTGAAGTCGAAAATATTTTTAATCTTGGCCCTTCACTTTTTGATATCTTTGATAATGATGGAGATGACTGGGCTGCAGGTTGGATATTGCAAGTTTTAAAAAAATTTAAGCCTGAATTCTTTGAAAACTCTAAATTCAATAATTGGTTTAATACATATTCAGATATTGATATTAATTATGAAGATTTGCAATTGATGTTGGTTGAGCAAAAATTTGAAGAGGCAGATAGATTAACAAGTTCCTACTTGAGGAAATTAGCTGGAAAATTAGCTGAGAAACGTGGTTATGTTTTCTATAGTGAAGTTAAAAATATGTCAGGTAAAGACCTACAAACAATAGATAGATTATGGACTATTTATTCTACTGGTAGATTTGGATTCTCAATTCAAGCAAAGATATTAAAATCAGTTGGTAAAAAATATGAATTAATGTGGCCGAAAATAGGTTGGAAAAAAGAAGGCTTATGGACTAGATATCCGGGATCTTTTCGCTGGTCTTTGGATGCTCCTGATGGACATATGCCTTTAATAAATCAACTAAGAGGAGTAAGACTTATGGACTCCATCCTGCGGCATCCTGCTATTGCTGAGAGACATAATAATATTCTTTAA
- a CDS encoding ATP-binding protein, whose protein sequence is MSLLRGKNILKKFFKRPNINWSNFEFESSLQLNDFVDQLLEPIENSESTYLIKLGLHEALVNAVKHGNKLDPKKNIRVRRIITPNWCVWQIQDQGNGLETKKRDYKLPKKISSVNGRGLYIINECFDDIRWSSKGNRLQLALKR, encoded by the coding sequence ATGTCCTTACTTCGGGGCAAAAATATTTTAAAAAAATTTTTTAAAAGACCAAATATTAACTGGTCAAACTTCGAATTCGAATCATCATTACAGTTAAATGATTTTGTAGATCAATTATTAGAACCTATTGAAAATTCTGAATCAACCTATCTTATAAAACTTGGTTTACATGAAGCTTTAGTTAACGCAGTAAAACATGGAAATAAATTAGATCCTAAAAAAAATATTAGAGTGAGAAGAATAATTACTCCTAATTGGTGTGTTTGGCAAATTCAAGATCAAGGTAATGGTCTAGAAACAAAAAAAAGAGACTATAAATTACCAAAAAAAATTAGTAGTGTAAATGGGCGTGGTCTTTACATTATTAATGAATGTTTTGATGACATTAGATGGAGTAGTAAAGGTAATAGGCTTCAGTTGGCTTTAAAAAGATGA
- a CDS encoding DUF6439 family protein, with protein sequence MTYWDKDTIQIVQSLNEKLKIDHSNWHKDKGNKYKRSAELISAGLCHLMISCNEKETIEYIEESVKWLKEINVDQPCPSKNHLFKAN encoded by the coding sequence ATGACCTATTGGGATAAAGATACTATTCAGATTGTTCAAAGTCTTAATGAAAAATTAAAAATTGATCATTCTAATTGGCATAAAGATAAAGGAAATAAATATAAAAGATCTGCAGAACTAATTTCGGCGGGATTATGCCATTTAATGATTTCTTGTAATGAAAAAGAAACTATTGAATATATAGAAGAAAGTGTTAAATGGTTAAAAGAAATTAATGTAGATCAACCATGCCCTAGTAAAAATCATCTTTTTAAAGCCAACTGA
- a CDS encoding class I SAM-dependent methyltransferase, translating to MARESISKIAYKTLQQSKSIAGFAHKQISSRLMNFILPDSRLENFDIDKDLLMQIQNSMDILREEDWNDAEKNIYPKKLLFDEPWLRYLTQYPKIWLDMPNTWDRRRKQNFDDLPKSIDKDNYPQYYLRNFHHQTDGYLSDFSASIYDLQVEILFNGSADSMRRRIIKPIKEGLKNFSDRKISSIKILDVATGSGRTLKQLRAAFPKEKITGIDLSDSYLKEASRYISDLDGDLIQLIKGNAEELPFENDSFQCVSCVYLFHELPRTIRAKVLNEFFRVLEPGGILVLADSIQISDSPDFTSVMENFYKSFHEPFYCDYIKEDIDSKIEEIGFKDVKSNSFFMTKVWSAVK from the coding sequence ATGGCTAGGGAATCTATTTCAAAAATTGCATATAAAACGCTACAACAAAGTAAAAGCATTGCAGGTTTCGCTCACAAGCAAATTAGTTCAAGATTAATGAATTTTATTCTTCCCGATTCGAGGCTTGAAAATTTTGATATAGATAAGGATCTACTAATGCAAATCCAAAATTCAATGGATATTTTAAGAGAAGAAGATTGGAATGATGCAGAAAAAAATATATATCCAAAAAAATTATTATTTGATGAGCCATGGCTTAGATATCTAACTCAATATCCTAAAATTTGGCTCGATATGCCTAATACTTGGGATAGACGCAGAAAACAAAACTTTGATGATCTTCCAAAATCAATTGATAAAGATAATTATCCTCAATATTACTTGAGAAATTTTCATCATCAAACAGATGGTTATTTATCAGATTTTTCAGCTAGCATTTATGACCTACAAGTAGAGATACTTTTCAATGGAAGTGCTGACTCAATGAGGAGAAGAATAATTAAGCCAATAAAAGAAGGGCTTAAAAATTTTAGTGATAGAAAAATAAGCTCTATAAAAATACTTGATGTAGCTACGGGATCAGGAAGAACATTAAAACAATTAAGAGCCGCATTTCCTAAAGAAAAAATTACAGGAATTGATTTATCTGATTCATATTTAAAAGAGGCAAGTAGATATATTTCAGATTTAGATGGAGATTTAATTCAATTAATTAAAGGTAATGCTGAAGAATTACCTTTTGAAAATGATAGTTTTCAATGCGTTTCTTGTGTTTACTTATTTCATGAATTACCTAGAACAATTAGAGCAAAAGTATTAAATGAATTTTTTAGAGTTCTTGAGCCTGGGGGGATATTAGTATTAGCCGATTCAATTCAAATAAGTGATTCACCTGATTTTACATCCGTAATGGAAAACTTCTATAAATCTTTTCATGAGCCTTTTTATTGTGATTACATAAAAGAGGATATAGATTCTAAAATAGAGGAAATAGGGTTTAAAGATGTAAAATCAAATTCCTTTTTTATGACCAAAGTATGGTCTGCTGTAAAGTAA
- the glnA gene encoding type I glutamate--ammonia ligase encodes MSKSPQDVLSQIKDEGIELIDLKFTDIHGKWQHLTLTSDMIEEDSFTEGLAFDGSSIRGWKAINASDMSMVPDASTAWIDPFYKHKTLSMICSIQEPRSGEPYDRCPRSLAQKALKYLESTGIADTAFFGPEPEFFLFDDVRYDSKEGSCFYSVDTIEAPWNTGRIEEGGNLGYKIQYKEGYFPVSPNDTAQDIRSEMLLLMGELGIPTEKHHHEVAGAGQHELGMKFDSLINSADNVMTYKYVVRNVAKKYGKTATFMPKPVFNDNGTGMHVHQSLWKSGQPLFFGEGAYANLSQTARWYIGGILKHAPSFLAFTNPTTNSYKRLVPGFEAPVNLVYSEGNRSAAVRIPLTGPSPKAKRLEFRSGDALANPYLAFSVMMLAGIDGIKNQIDPGDGVDVDLFELPADELAKIDTVPSSLNDSLNALKADKDYLLAGGVFTEDFIDNFIDIKYEEVQQLRQRPHPHEFFMYYDA; translated from the coding sequence ATGTCTAAGTCTCCACAAGATGTTTTAAGTCAAATTAAAGATGAAGGAATTGAACTCATCGATTTAAAATTCACAGACATCCATGGTAAATGGCAACATTTAACTCTTACATCAGACATGATAGAAGAGGATTCATTTACAGAAGGTCTAGCATTTGATGGTTCATCAATAAGAGGTTGGAAAGCAATTAATGCCTCCGATATGTCAATGGTTCCCGATGCAAGTACAGCATGGATTGATCCTTTTTACAAACATAAAACTCTAAGTATGATTTGCTCTATCCAAGAGCCTAGAAGTGGAGAACCTTATGATAGATGCCCAAGATCTTTAGCTCAAAAGGCTTTAAAGTACTTAGAATCCACTGGGATTGCTGATACAGCATTTTTTGGACCGGAACCGGAATTCTTTTTATTTGATGACGTTAGATACGATTCAAAAGAAGGTTCTTGCTTTTACAGTGTAGATACAATTGAAGCTCCTTGGAACACAGGAAGAATTGAAGAAGGTGGAAATTTAGGATACAAGATCCAATACAAAGAAGGTTATTTCCCAGTTTCTCCAAATGATACTGCTCAAGACATCAGATCTGAAATGTTACTTTTAATGGGTGAATTAGGCATACCCACCGAAAAGCATCACCATGAAGTTGCTGGTGCCGGTCAACACGAGCTTGGAATGAAATTCGATTCATTAATAAATTCTGCTGATAACGTAATGACTTATAAATACGTTGTCAGGAATGTTGCTAAAAAATATGGGAAAACTGCAACGTTTATGCCTAAGCCTGTTTTTAACGATAATGGAACTGGAATGCATGTTCACCAAAGTTTATGGAAGAGTGGTCAGCCACTATTTTTTGGTGAAGGAGCATATGCAAATTTATCTCAAACTGCAAGATGGTATATCGGAGGCATACTTAAGCATGCTCCATCATTCTTAGCATTTACTAACCCAACCACAAATAGTTATAAACGATTGGTTCCAGGATTCGAAGCACCTGTAAATCTAGTTTATTCTGAGGGTAATAGATCAGCTGCAGTAAGAATACCTTTAACAGGTCCAAGCCCTAAAGCTAAAAGATTAGAATTCAGATCAGGTGACGCACTTGCAAATCCTTACTTAGCATTTTCTGTAATGATGCTTGCTGGTATTGATGGAATAAAAAATCAAATTGATCCTGGTGATGGAGTAGATGTAGATTTATTTGAACTTCCAGCTGATGAACTTGCAAAAATTGATACAGTACCTTCCTCTCTAAATGACTCACTCAATGCACTAAAAGCAGATAAAGATTATTTATTAGCTGGCGGAGTATTTACTGAAGATTTTATTGATAACTTTATCGATATAAAATACGAAGAGGTACAACAACTAAGACAAAGGCCTCATCCACATGAATTCTTCATGTATTACGATGCATAA
- a CDS encoding pyridoxal-phosphate-dependent aminotransferase family protein yields the protein MTEANLIQALNKENLSHLSKTYVPSRLLLGPGPSNAHPEVLSALSLNPIGHLDEAYISLMSDVQQLLRYTWQCNNRLTLPMSGTGSAAMEASIANFIEEGEKILIAKKGYFGDRLVDMANRYKAQVSFIEKPWGEAFTYEEIKYEIETKKPAIFAIVHAETSSGVLQPLDGIGDICRNNNCLFLVDAVTSLGALELLIDEWKIDLAYSCSQKGLSCPPGLSPFTMNKRAEEKLGSRKTKVPNWYLDLSLLNKYWGSDRVYHHTAPVNMNFAIREGLRLIANEGLENVWNRHNTNAKKLWNGLESLGMELHVSEDYRLPTLTTVKIPPAVDGDGFRNHLLRNFGIEIGNGLGELSGKVWRVGLMGFNSCEENVDRLLNLFDTELKKFSIFESSTF from the coding sequence TTGACAGAAGCAAATCTTATTCAGGCTTTAAATAAAGAGAATTTATCTCATTTATCAAAGACTTATGTTCCCTCTAGACTTTTATTAGGACCTGGACCTTCAAACGCACATCCAGAAGTTTTAAGCGCTCTTTCTTTAAATCCTATTGGTCACTTAGATGAGGCATATATCTCATTGATGTCTGACGTTCAGCAACTTTTAAGGTATACCTGGCAGTGCAATAATCGTCTTACACTCCCAATGAGCGGCACTGGTAGTGCAGCGATGGAAGCTTCAATAGCTAATTTTATTGAAGAAGGCGAAAAAATTCTTATTGCTAAAAAAGGATATTTTGGAGATAGATTAGTTGATATGGCAAATAGATATAAAGCTCAAGTTTCCTTTATTGAAAAACCATGGGGTGAAGCTTTTACTTATGAGGAAATTAAGTATGAAATAGAGACTAAAAAACCCGCTATTTTTGCTATTGTCCATGCTGAAACATCAAGTGGTGTTTTACAACCTCTTGATGGTATTGGGGATATTTGTAGAAATAATAATTGCTTGTTTTTAGTTGATGCTGTTACTTCACTTGGTGCTTTGGAATTATTGATAGACGAATGGAAAATTGATCTAGCATACAGTTGTAGTCAAAAGGGATTAAGTTGTCCCCCTGGATTAAGCCCTTTTACAATGAATAAAAGAGCTGAAGAAAAACTAGGCTCTAGAAAAACAAAAGTACCTAACTGGTATTTAGATTTATCTCTATTAAATAAGTATTGGGGTTCTGATCGTGTTTACCATCATACTGCTCCTGTAAACATGAATTTTGCTATTCGTGAAGGTTTACGATTAATAGCGAATGAGGGTTTAGAAAATGTTTGGAATAGACATAACACCAATGCAAAGAAATTGTGGAATGGTTTAGAAAGTCTTGGAATGGAATTGCATGTATCAGAGGATTATAGATTGCCAACATTAACCACAGTTAAAATACCTCCAGCAGTTGATGGGGATGGTTTTAGAAATCATCTCTTAAGAAACTTTGGAATTGAGATAGGAAATGGACTTGGAGAATTATCCGGAAAGGTCTGGCGTGTAGGGCTAATGGGTTTTAATTCATGTGAGGAGAATGTTGATAGATTATTAAACCTATTTGATACCGAGCTAAAGAAATTTTCTATTTTTGAATCCTCAACTTTTTGA
- a CDS encoding nucleoside deaminase, whose amino-acid sequence MRYIFENGNSNEEQQIKTNNAKYTLWMNSILRRSKEIGKVELPICSIILDKRGRIIGRGVNRRNINKDPLGHAEIMALRQASLIKNDWRFNECTIITNLEPCTMCSSALIQARMGKVIFGAYDKKRGGLGGSIDLSKHESAHHKMEIIGGILEDECSQILQTWFKKLRIQK is encoded by the coding sequence ATGAGATATATTTTTGAAAATGGAAATAGTAATGAAGAACAACAAATAAAAACAAATAATGCAAAATACACTTTATGGATGAATTCGATATTAAGAAGATCCAAAGAAATTGGGAAAGTTGAGCTACCAATCTGTTCAATAATTTTAGATAAGAGGGGAAGAATTATAGGGAGAGGGGTTAACAGAAGGAATATAAATAAAGACCCATTAGGTCATGCTGAGATAATGGCACTTAGGCAGGCATCTCTAATAAAAAATGATTGGAGATTTAATGAATGTACTATTATCACAAATTTAGAACCTTGTACTATGTGTTCCTCTGCACTTATTCAAGCACGGATGGGTAAAGTTATTTTCGGGGCTTACGATAAGAAAAGAGGTGGATTGGGTGGTTCAATTGACCTATCAAAACACGAAAGTGCTCATCACAAAATGGAAATAATTGGAGGTATCCTAGAGGACGAATGCAGTCAAATTTTACAGACTTGGTTCAAAAAGTTGAGGATTCAAAAATAG